CGATGGTCACCATCGCCACCCAGCCCAGAGCACCGGAATGCACGTGGCCGATGGTCCAGTCGGTGTAGTGGGACAGGGCATTGACGGTCTTGATCGACATCATCGGCCCTTCGAAGGTCGACATGCCGTAGAACGACAGCGAGACGATCAGGATGCGCAGGATGGGATCGGTGCGCAGCTTATGCCAGGCACCCGAGAGGGTCATGATGCCGTTGATCATGCCGCCCCAGGAAGGTGCCAGCAGGATCAGCGAGAACACCATACCGAGCGACTGCGCCCAGTCCGGCAGTGCCGTATACATCAGGTGGTGCGGACCGGCCCACATGTAGATGGCGATCAGCGCCCAGAAATGCACCACCGACAAACGGTAGGAATACACCGGCCGCCCGGCCTGCTTGGGCACGAAGTAGTACATCATCCCGAGGAAGCCCGCGGTCAGGAAAAAGCCCACCGCGTTGTGCCCGTACCACCATTGCACCATGGCATCGATCGCGCCGGGATACACTGAATACGACTTCCAGAAACTGACCGGCCATTCCGCACTGTTGACCACGTGCAGTACGGCGATGGTGATGATGAACGCGCCGTAAAACCAGTTGGCGACGTAGATGTGCTTGACCTTGCGCTTCATGATGGTGCCGAAGAACACCAAGGCGTAGGACACCCAGACGATGGTGATCAGGATGTCGATCGGCCATTCCAGCTCGGCGTATTCCTTCGCGGTGGTAATGCCGAGCGGGAGCGTGATGGCCGCCAGAACGATCACCGCCTGCCAGCCCCAGAAGGTGAAGGCGGCCAGCTTGTCGGAAAACAACCGGGTATGGCAGGTGCGCTGCACCACGTAGTAGGACGTTGCGAACAGCGCCGATCCGC
This region of Gammaproteobacteria bacterium genomic DNA includes:
- the ccoN gene encoding cytochrome-c oxidase, cbb3-type subunit I produces the protein METYNYRVVRQFAVMTVVWGIVGMAVGVFIAAQLRWPQLNFDIPWLTYSRLRPLHTNAVIFAFGGSALFATSYYVVQRTCHTRLFSDKLAAFTFWGWQAVIVLAAITLPLGITTAKEYAELEWPIDILITIVWVSYALVFFGTIMKRKVKHIYVANWFYGAFIITIAVLHVVNSAEWPVSFWKSYSVYPGAIDAMVQWWYGHNAVGFFLTAGFLGMMYYFVPKQAGRPVYSYRLSVVHFWALIAIYMWAGPHHLMYTALPDWAQSLGMVFSLILLAPSWGGMINGIMTLSGAWHKLRTDPILRILIVSLSFYGMSTFEGPMMSIKTVNALSHYTDWTIGHVHSGALGWVAMVTIGSMYVLIPALFGRERMYSIKLVEVHFWTATIGVVLYIVAMWIAGIMEGLMWRAVNPDGTLTYSFVEVLERIYPFYTVRMIGGLLFLSGMLIMAYNVWKTIAGAKPVEATVPQPA